ATCGTCTCCCAGACCTCAGACTCCCACCTGCATCTTTTACTTGTGGATCCCTCATTTCCTTCTGTGGGTGAGCAAACATAAAGAACTTCTGTTTGGGGGTCAAAGAACTACTACAGTCTATGACCTTGGGTTCTATAATTGTGTCCTGACCTtctattcttccatcttcactgGTGAGGACATATCGATGTTATACTGTGAGGGAATGAGCTGCCCTTTCCTTAAGAGAACACTGTTATTAAGTAATTACCTGACGCCAATAAACATGACATTAACTTCCTCTTGGGGGCATAAGAGATGAATTTTAGAAGCTATGTATACCCCTTCTCTATGCAACACCTGACTCTTGAATTAGACAGACCCTTGTGGTTTGGTCTTGCCTGACTGGGCCACTTGTGTGACGAAGGTGGAGAAGGGGTCTCCCATTTGACACTctgaaagtgaaaaggaaagttACAGATGCTAAATTAAAAACCAgttagtgaaaaaaaaacccctgtaagaatatttttatttaaaacacttagGATTTCATAGATGCATTCCACTGAGGAGAGGTAAGTAGGGTTGTGTCAGAGATATTTAGAGAGGAAACCCAGGAAACAAAAAGTGGTGAGATGGTACTCCTGAACCCTTTTCAGAATTCCATCTTCCATGTGGATGAACACTTTCTCACTCCTAGGAGGACAGGGACTTCCCCTGCCATAACTACTAaatggagtggagttgtatgtCTGAATACTTCATGTCCTCCTCCTGTTGAAGAACAAGTGTTTGGGGGAAATTATGTCCCAATAAACTGAATTCCAAGAATGTAACCTCTTCTCCTTGCTCTCCAGCTGCACAGCTGACCCCGTTGTGTTTTTCATCTGAGAATGTGTTCAGGCACAGTTTGGCTGAGATGTGGTAGGGAAATGTCAAGTTCAGATGGGTTCCAAAAAGTTCTATAAGCCAATCCCGAGTTTCCCTGACTTCTTACATTAGCATCTTTAGTTTGGTCCTCAGAAGCTCATGAACCAGGAAAATGAAACCCAGACGTGGGTGAGAGAGTTCATTCTGCTGGGGCTGGCCAGGGACCGGAAAGCTCAGGTCTCgctctttgtcttgttcctgaccatGTACTTGGTGACCATTGTGGGAAATGTCCTCATTCTTCTCCTGATCAGACTGGACAGCAGACttcacacccccatgtacttcttcctcaccATTTTGTCCTTTGTGGACCTTTGTTATGCAAACAGTATTGTCCCACAGATGCTCGCCCACTTCTTCTCAGCCCGGAAGTCCATCCCGTTCCCCAGCTGTGTGCTCCAGCTCCACGTGTCCCTGGCGATGGGCGGCTCTGAGTTCTTcctgctgggagccatggcctatgaccgctatgtggcgGTGTGCCACCCGCTGCACTACACGGTCATCATGCATGGGGGGCTGTGCCTGGGGCTGGCTGCCGGCAGCCTGGTGGCTGGTTTCACGAATTCCCTGATGGAAGCGATCATCACTTTTCGGCTTCCCCTGTGTCAcaatatcattaatcattttGCCTGTGAGACCCTGGCCGTGTTGAGGCTAGCCTGTGTGGACATCTCATTCAACATGGTCATGGTGGCCATCTCAGGGTTTCTGGTGATCATGCTTCCTTGTTCCCTGGTCCTAGTCTCCTATGGCCATATAGTTGCTGCCATTCTGCGCATCCGCTCTGCTCAGGGACGTAGCAAAGCCTTTGGGACCTGTGCCTCCCACCTCACTGTGGTTTGCATGTGCTTTGGGGCCACCATCTTCACCTACCTGAGGCCACGCTCGGCCTCGGCAGTGGAAGAGGAGAAGACGGTCGCACTGTTCTATGCTGTAGTGGCCCCTATGCTGAACCCCTTGATCTACAGCTTGAGAAATAAGGACGTTATGGCTGCTTTCCAGAAACTCTTAAGAGAAATTCAGAGATAAAAGATAAAGACTGTAAGAACCTCTCATCAGCTATCCTCAAAGCAAGAGGGAGATCACATTAATGTGGATGGGACTCCCACATTTACACTGAAGAAGATTGTTAGGGTCACATCCTTGCATTCAAATGAAGTGTTCCTCCATCTGATTAATGAATTGTCTTCCACAGGCCAATATCAGATGGTTTATGTCAGTGAGCCACGAGAGAGGCTTGTCTTAGATCCTCTTGTCTCGGGTATCCAGTGGTATTTAGACTCCATATGACCCTTTTGGTTTTACTGGTGCATCAGCGTCAGAAGGAATGATCTGTGGCTCCATAGGCAGGCCTGGTATTTGGCATCAAAAGATAAATGACTTCTACAGACTAGGGCTTCTTCTACCTTGTGGAACAGAGTGGAGAATGTCTGTCCCTGTTCCCCCGGACAATACTCCAGTTACCTGTAGAACAACCTTATTTCCTCCAGGATAATCAGAAGTAGTTTCTCCAACTCTTTCTTAAATAACACCAATTTTTTAACTTCTAACACCATTTGTGTCTTCATCTAGAGTATCCTggaataaataatacacaaacACGATACTTGTTCAGACCAGCACATTGGATCTCATTTGCTTTTCAAGAAGCAGTTTTGcttttaatatgcaaaatatctgTGGCTTTACTatggtctttttttgttgtggtaaaatgtatataacataaaAGTTGCCACATTAGCCATCTTTTAATAGTACAATTCAATAGCATTAGTTGCATTCAAAAGTGGTGTGTAAACAtcagcaaatttatttttaaaattgttcatgattatagttttttatttaactaattttCTAAGATCTGTTTTCTATAAACTGGTTACAAAGTCTCCACACCCActgcagtctttttttaaaagcttaaatgtAGGTGCATATATTTAGCTGTGCTAATTGTTGTTACTGATTTTCACACATCAAACCAACCTGCCAAGATTATTTTCAAGTTTGATTCTCTAGTTTATTCCATTTAATTTaccttctctttctgtttcataaatatagtaagaagaaaaagttacaaaaagaaaTACCCAATGGTacatgtcaattgtatctcaCTGCGAACCTGCCTTTAGGTGGCAAAAAGGTAGGTGACCCTACCTTTAGGGTCCAGATgttatataattgaaatcatagggtatgtagtcttttcagattggcttctttgcCTTAGTattatgcatttaagtttcctacATGTCTTTTCGTGGcttaatagttcatttctttttggaaCTGTGTAATGTTCCATTATCTGTATGTTCCCCAATGTATCCATCCACCTCCTGAAGGACACCATGTTTGTTTTAagttttggtaattatgaataaagctgctaggCTTTGTGTAAACATACTTTTgacttctttgggtaaataccaagacacataattgttggatcatatgaaaaatatatgttcaGTTTTGTAAAAACCACCAACTGCCTTTCAAAgcggctgtaccattttgcattcccacctgCAGTGAATGAAAGTTTCTGTTGCTCCACCTTTCACCAGCAACTGGTGGTGTTTGTCAGTGTTCTGcattttggccattctaacagatgtgtaGTAGTATTAAATTATTGTTCTAATTTGCATTGTCCTGATGATATATGttgcaaaacatattttcatCTGTGTATCTTTgatgaggtgtctgttaaggtaTAGGGCCATTTATAAATAAGGTTTTTTCTTATTGTgaagttttaagagttcttcgtatattttggataatagttATTTATCAGATGGGTCTTTTACAAAAACCTCCTTCTAGggtgtagcttgtcttttcattctcttgacatcATTTGCTTTTGAATAATGACATAAATGCATAGGCAAGAGCTCAATAAAATTACTACCCATTTATCCTTTAAAAGATGATAACGCTTATGACAATAAATGTGGAAAGAACTTCAGGCACCAAAAAATGGCTTAAAGTAAAAGACTGGGGGCATGAAAACTAAGTTGTGATAGGACAGGCAACAAGCTAAAACCTTCTAAACTTAAGCTTTAAAAGCTATACATTTTCATGTGGTGAAAGTGAAGAAATCAAAGCCAGACTGATAAGTACAAAACAAAGCTGCTGCCCCTACGGGGTATGAGGACTTGGATAGAGCCCAGTCGAGAAAGTGGGTTTAATGAGATCCGGTTAATCACCTTCCCTTAAGGGACTGTCCTGGGCAATTTTGTCACGGCTCACAGCCCAGTTTCTGTGAGGCCTGGCAGGAAGTCCACACCGCACACGTCCCTCCTCACCTGGACTTTTATCTCGGTTTGGCCTAATGCTAGCTTCCTGTGATACCACAGTCACTCCTAACTGTCACCTGAAACTCGTGCTCTGTTGTCAGCAGACACCGCTCTCTTCTGAGTGTCTTCCTTGAATGCAGtcttctctttcttgttcttttgagCCTGACTGTTCATGGAGAACTCTGATTCTTCTCCGCCCTCTCAAACACAGACGCTTTGCCTCCCACGTTTCCTCCTCTGCCGGTGGGTGGAATGGGGAAGAGCGCGTCTCTCCTGCTCCTCTGCTCCTTCCAGACCTTTCTACTTTTCTCTGAATGACCCCAGGTTCTCTGACGCATATGCCGTCAAGCTATAGCACCAGCGGACCCTCTTTTTCTCATCGCTTACCGTCTGTCCTCTTCATttcattgggttggccaaaaagtccgtttagcttatttcataaaataaaagacacatttttcattttcaccaataactttatggatttggacattttgagtatgttggctatctcccgctattggcttctagtgtgggtagaggccaggggtgctgctaaacatcttccaatgcctaAGACACCCCCCGcccagcaaagaattatttggccaaagtgtcaataggaccaagaaacttcacaaaccacttttgacatgtttgatcagtcacagcaccttctccatacactgcataaattgttttttgcttttcagttgtatttttacatttcttgaaataacacagcataatatgctgaaaatgttgcatattttcttccatcttcaattaaaatggctgcatgaaaattcaccaattttgatgtttttttaatgcacactgatgtgacagctgtcacaatacaatctaacaaaattcttttgaatgaagttaaagacaactaagcgctacttcAGCCATTTTCTACACCTATGCATATCCATTTGGTCTCCTGGCCTCTCAGTTGGTTGACTTCTCATCTCCTTCCAATGGCTGGACCTCTAACCCGCTGTTGGTCACCTACTTCTGTGCTTATACCCTACCAGCAGcgtccagccttttggtgtctctggcccacgctggaagaagaagagttgtctcgggccagacattaaatacacaaacactaacaaaaagtGATGAgtgaaaaaaaggttttaagtaaatttacgattttgtgttgggctgcattcatagccgtCCTGGGCCTCGGGTTGGGCACCCCTGCCTAAACCTTTCTGTTGCCAGTCATTGTACTACCTCTAACTTCTCCATGTCAAGTTCCCCATGCTGACCACTCCCTCTGATTCCTGCCTTTCCAGTTAACTCCATACAATACAACTCCAACACactttgcctctatttcattcaccCTAGCATGCTTTTCTGATCCATTACCAGCCCCCCTCCATACCTTGTCTTGTTACCCC
This sequence is a window from Phyllostomus discolor isolate MPI-MPIP mPhyDis1 chromosome 10, mPhyDis1.pri.v3, whole genome shotgun sequence. Protein-coding genes within it:
- the LOC114507395 gene encoding olfactory receptor-like protein OLF3, giving the protein MNQENETQTWVREFILLGLARDRKAQVSLFVLFLTMYLVTIVGNVLILLLIRLDSRLHTPMYFFLTILSFVDLCYANSIVPQMLAHFFSARKSIPFPSCVLQLHVSLAMGGSEFFLLGAMAYDRYVAVCHPLHYTVIMHGGLCLGLAAGSLVAGFTNSLMEAIITFRLPLCHNIINHFACETLAVLRLACVDISFNMVMVAISGFLVIMLPCSLVLVSYGHIVAAILRIRSAQGRSKAFGTCASHLTVVCMCFGATIFTYLRPRSASAVEEEKTVALFYAVVAPMLNPLIYSLRNKDVMAAFQKLLREIQR